The genomic region GATGTCAGTTTTGATGTAGGAGCCGGAGAAATCCTTGGTTTATCAGGACTCGTCGGAGCCGGACGGACCGAAATGGCCCGGATGATCTTCGGGGTGGATCGGAAAGTCTCCGGACAGATCTATCTGGATGGGGAACCTGTTACGATTAACAACCCGGGCGATGCCATATCTCAGGGCCTCGGCTATATACCGGAAGACCGGAAACTGCAGGGTCTTTTTCTGGATATGAGCGTGGGTGACAACATTGGAATGAATGTTCTGAGCCATCTGGCAAAGGGCGGAATACTTTCAAAGGGGAGTAATAATCATTTCTCAGAATCATCCATATCAAAACTGAATATCAAGGTAACTTCTCCCTCTGTGCCCGTACAGAAACTCTCCGGCGGGAATCAGCAGAAGGTTCTTCTTGCCCGCTGGCTGGCCATTAAACCCAAGGTTCTGATCCTGGATGAACCGACCCGGGGAGTGGATGTGGGTGCGAAAAGTGAGATCTATAGGATCATCGGAGCACTGGCCACCAGTGGGGTCGCCGTGATCTTTATCTCCAGTGAACTCCCCGAAATTGTGGGGATCTGTCAGAGAGTCCTGGTGATGCGGGAAGGAAGTCTCATAGGTGAAATTTCTGAACGCTCCGAAATCACTCAGGAAAATATAATGTCCTATGCCACGGGTGTCCGTGCAGCCGATTACAGCTATACAAAGGAGGGTTGAAGTGAAAAAGCCCCAATTTATGACGAATACTTCATTTATGAAAAATCTGGGAATCTTTCCCATCCTGGTACTGATCCTTATTTTGTTCTCATTTCTGAATCCCTACTTTATGACCAATCACAATATGACAAATGTCCTGCGCCAGGCTTCTATTAATATTGTCCTGGCCGCCGGGATGACCATGGTCATCCTCACCGGCGGGATCGACCTGTCGGTCGGGTCCATTCTGGCCTCAGGGGCGGTTATTTCCGTCTCGGTTTCCCTGATGCCGTCACTGGCTCCTCTGGCTGTTCCCATCGGTCTGCTCTTCGGTCTTCTGATCGGCCTGGTCAACGGAGCTTTGATCTCATTTGTCGGTTTGCCACCCTTCATTGTAACCCTGGGCAGCATGACCGCCTTCAGGGGCGCGGCCTACCTTCTGGCCAACGGCACAACGGTCATCAACAACGATCTTGGATTCGCCTGGATCGGAAATGAGTACATTGGCCCCCTTCCCTGGCTTTCGGCCATTGCCCTGATTGTGATTCTGGCGATCTGGTTTCTCCTGAAACGAACCGTGACGGGCGTCAGGATCTATGCTGTGGGTGGTAATGAAGAAGCAGCCAAGCTGACGGGTATTAAAACCTGGAAAATTCATCTTATTGTCTACGGATTAAGCGGTCTGCTCTCGGGTCTGGCCGGTGTCATGCTGGCCAGCCGGCTCTATAGCGGCAATGGGCTATTGGGACAGGGCTATGAACTGGATGCCATTGCCGCGGTAATTCTGGGAGGAACCAGCATGACCGGGGGAATCGGAGGAATATTCGGTACCCTTGTCGGGGCTTTGATCATTGCCGTCCTGAATAACGGATTGACCATTATGAATATTTCCTACTTCTGGCAGCTGGTTATCCGGGGTATTGTCATCATCATAGCCGTTGTTATCGATAAGTTCAGAGTTTCAAAAATGCGCTCTTAGGCCCTCCAGCCATCCCGCCTGGGATGGCTGGATAACTCCGGACGAATCAGTTTCTCTTCTTCAGATCATCCAGATAAACGGCAATCAAAATCACAAGACCCTTCACAACCAACTGCCAGAATGAGTTTATATTGAGCAGATTCAATCCATTGTTTAAAACACCGATGACCATGGCACCCAGCAGGGCGCCCATGAGGCGGCCTGTCCCGCCGGTCATACTCATCCCCCCCAAAACACAGGCCGCCACAGCATCCAGTTCAGACCCCTGTCCTGCCGACGGCTGGCCCGAATAAAGGCGTGCCGATAAAACAACACCCGTAAAGGCGGTTATAAATCCCGAGAGAGCATAGACGGAAAAACGGATACGCCGGACCTTGATGCCCGCAAAATAAGCCGCATCCGTACTATCTCCCACGGCATAAACATGTCTCCCGAAGGTGGTTCGTTTCAATACAAGATCCAGGATTGCAAAAAGGATGATCAGATAAATGACCTGAAAGGGGATCGGCCCCAGATAGGCCAGACCAATGCGGTTATAGGACTCAAGGGCAACCCTGACAGGCAGGCCGCCCGTATAGATATAAGCAAACCCCCGAACAATATTCATCATCCCCAGGGTGACAATAAAGGGAGCAATCCCCGTTGAGGCGATAATCAATCCATTAATAGATCCGATCAGGACTCCCGACAAAAGAGCAATCCCCACCGCCAGGGAAACAGGAAGACCCGATATGGCAATGAGCCCGGCGGCAAAAGTACCTGTGAAAGCCATGACCGACCCGACGGAGAGATCAATACCCCCGGTGAGGATAACAAAAGTCATGGCCATGGCCAGCATACCATTGGTTGAAACCTGTCTCATGATATTGATCAGGTTTCCCGAGGTCAGAAAAACGGGACTCATGATTGTCATAACAGTACCGAGCACGAAGAGACCAATCAGAGTAGCACCGTAGCGCTTCAAATAGGATTGGACCCCTAGGATGACGATTTTATAAGACCAGGGATTCCCGGCCAGATCCTGCAGTAATGGTTTCAATAGTTTGCTCCTGAATTCAGCGCCAGCTGTTAAAAGGGAATTGGCGGATATTGCCGCTGTTAATCAAGGTGACTGGAATTGTTATTTCTTTTTCAGTAGATTGGTGAGCCAGATACTTTTCGGCCTGCTCCACCGCCAGTTCACCCATTTTCCGGGGAGACTGGGCGACGGTGCCCATCATTTTTTCTTCCCGGACCATGGCCATCCCTGCGGGAGAGCCATCGATACCGTAAACCAGAACATTTGTTTTGCGATTGGCGGCTTCCAATGCCGAGATGGCCCCTACCGCGGTGGGATCATTGGTACAGAAGACAACGCTTATGTCATTGTGAGACTGAAGGATGTTTTCCATTTTAGGAACCGCCCCTTCCAGTGACCCGAAAGCACTGGCTGTTGCCACCACCTCAAAGTCCGGATGCCCTTCCAGAACATCCAGAAAGCCGTTCAGCCTGTCAATAGAGGGTTTATTCGTGGGATGGTCCAGAATGGCGATCCTGGCAGAATCCCTGCGGGCGATAAGATCCAATCCAATGAGTTTCCCCGCCCCATAATTATCTGATGAGATGGTCGAGATCACCAGATTACTGTCGTAAACGGCAGCATCAATGATAATGACCGGGATGCCCGCCTTTGCGGCCTCTTCCAGGGCTGGCCGGATTCCCTTCCAGTCAACAGGATTCAGGAAAATGGCATCCACACCCAGGGAAATCATATCCTGTATCTGGTCAATCTGCCTGACCTGATCAAAATCGGGGTTGTAGGACAACAGCCTGTCCCCCTTTTTTTCACACTCCGCCCTGATACTGTCATTCAGAGCCACAAAGAATGAGTTATTCAGGGTCATAAATGTGGCGGCATAGGTTCTACCTTCAAAATCCTGCTGTCCTTTTCCGGATAATAATGCAGGTATAAAAAGGAGAACAAACAAGAGAACGGGATGTTTCAAATCGGGATCTCCTCCTTTCTGGAAATTCTGGAATCAATGGCGTAATGAAGAATCATTTCCTCGTTAAACTCTGTTTTTCTCAGTTCCTTTACGATCCGTCCTGATTTCAGAACAAGGATTCTATCACAATTATTAATGAGATCTCCCAATACAGAAGAAATCAGGATGACCGCCGTTTTCTGACCGGCCAGATTATTGAGAATGGAAAAAATCTCCTTCTGACCTTCAATATCCACCTCTCTGGCCGGCTCATCCACAATGAGGATTTCCGGATAGTTACTCGTGCACCTGGCAAAGGCCACCTTTTGCTGAGTTCCGCCACTCAGAGTTTTAACCAGCTGATCAGGGCTGTATTTTCTCAGGAGGAAACGCTCCATGGCGTCCGAAATGGCAGCCCGCTCCTTTCTTTTTAAAATAAAGAGAAATTTACTGATCCTCTTGAGAATGTTAACAGTCAGATTAAATCCCATGGACTGATCCTCCATGACACCAAAACTATGACGGTCTTCCGAAGTGTATCCGATGCCCAGATTCAGGGCCTGCCGGGGAGAATCAAGAGAAACCGGTTTCCCCTTCAACAGAATGGTTCCTTCATCGGGTTTATCCAGGCCGAAGAGGATGCGCCCCAGAGTCGTCCGGCCCGAACCGACAAGGCCGGCCAGTCCCAGAACTTCTCCTTCTCTCAAACTGAAGGTCACATCCCTCAAGCGGCGGTGCTTGCTCAGTCCCTGGACTGAAAGGATTTCTTCTCCTCCGGGAAAGTGAGGTTTCCAGTAATAAGTCTGAGTGAATTCTTTGCCTACCATATGGGAGATGACCTCATCCCTTGTCAATTCTTCTGTCAAAGAACTGACGATATGGAATCCCTCGCGCAGCACGGTTATCCGGTCGGAGATTCTCAGTACCTCATCCAGTTTATGAGAGATATGGATAATGCACATTCCCTCATTTCTCAAAATTCCCATCAGACGATTGAACCGTTCGCTTTCGCCGGTTGAAAAAAGATTTGTAGCCTCATCCAGGATCAGAAGTTTCGGATTCAGATAAACGGCTCTTGCCACAGCGAGCATCTTCTTTTCGGCAAGATTCAGCTCTTCCACCCTGGTTCGGGAAGACATATTCAACTGCAGCCGACCCAGTATGTCATCTGATTCCCTGTAAATTGTCTTATAATTGACCAAACCCCATCGGGAGGGTTCTCTCCCGAGAAAGATGTATTCTGCCAGAGTTGATTTTTCGGGGAGAATCAGGTTTTGACGGACAATGACGATTCCCATTTTCAGGGCTGTCTGATAACCCAATGAAGACCATGTTCTTCCATTTACCTGAATTACCCCATTGTCAGGTTTAAGAAGTCCACTTATAATGTGAACAAGAGTGGTTTTACCGGCTCCGTTCTCTCCCACTATGGAGTGAATCTCTCCGGAATAAAAATCCAGATTGATATTGCATAATACAGGAACGGAGTTATATGAGCGGCAAATATCCGAGAGTGTTAACAGGGCTTTCATTCATTTGGAAATTATCATGCCCCTATGCATTTGTCAAATTAATTGATAAGTTGAATCAGGTTATTTGATAATGAGCAGTAAAGAATCTAAACACAGAATGATCTATAACGATCTCTATAAAAAGATACAGACCGGGGTATATAAAAAAGGGGACCAGCTCCCCACGGAATTCATGCTGGTGGAAGAGTATGGAATCTCCCGGCCCACTGTTGCCAAGGCTCTCAATGACCTTCAGGAAGAAGGCTTTATAGAACGGAAAGTAGGGGCCGGAACATTTGTCAAAAACACCCCTCAGGGTGAGGAAGACCGCTACCTGGCCCTCCTTGTCCCCGATATAGGCCGGAACCAGATTCTAGAGCCCCTGTACTCCCAGATAGCCCGCTCCTGCGAAGAAGAAGATTATACCCTTATATGGTCCGGGTCCTTGATAGGAACCCCACAGGAGCGCATACACCAGTCTTTTGAGTTCTGCCGCAAGTATATAAAGCAGAACGTGGCGGGCATATTCCTCTATCCCGCCTCAGACATCCCCACAGAAACCTATGAAGAAATGATCAGCCTCTTTGACAATGCAGGCATACCTGTTCAAATCATCTATCAAAGCCTGTACAACTTCTCCCGTACCACTCCCTATGACTTCTGCGGTATGGACAGCTATGCCATGGGTTACAGGGTCGGGCGTTCTCTGATAAACAATGGCAGCACCCATCCTGCCCTCTGCTGGGAGGAAGAGAGTCCCCTCATCAATACACTCCTCATCAAAGGCTTTGAAGAAGCCGCCCGGGAGTCATCACTCCAGGTCAGTACCTATCAGATGGGTCTAAATGACAATCTTGAAGAAAAAACAGATAAAATCACCGGCTCCAGTACAGATGCCCTGTTCTGCACCTCCGATTCTCTGGCGGCCGATTTTATGACGGAGCTGCTGGACAGGGAAATCAGCATTCCCGGAACCATTCAGATTGCCGGTCTCGGGAACACCCGCTTTGCTAAACATCTGAAGGTGTCTCTCTCCTCCCTGGCGATCAATATGGAAGAAATCGGAAGAATGGCGGTGGATCTGATGCGCCTCCGTCTCAGAAAACCCGCCTCATCTCCCCGTAAGATGCTTATTGACGGGCAGTTCATCGAAAGAGAATCCACCCTCTGCTAAAAAAACCGGAGCCTGAGCCCCGGTTTTTCCATCTGTTACGAAGTGTGGGTCACACTCCGCCAGAGAAGGCTCTCATGGTGTAATACAGGTCATTCCATTTCATCTCACTCTTGAAAGAACGGATTTCTGTCTTGGCATCAATGACCAGGGCTTCCATGCCGCATATTTCAGCATAATCCAGAAGCATTTCGGTGGTGACATCCTTGCTGTATCCCGTGTGGTGGGCTCCACCACCGAGTATCCAAGCTCCCGCCGCTGTTGCCAGATCGGGTTGAGGTTTCCAGACAAC from Oceanispirochaeta sp. harbors:
- a CDS encoding ribose ABC transporter permease, giving the protein MKKPQFMTNTSFMKNLGIFPILVLILILFSFLNPYFMTNHNMTNVLRQASINIVLAAGMTMVILTGGIDLSVGSILASGAVISVSVSLMPSLAPLAVPIGLLFGLLIGLVNGALISFVGLPPFIVTLGSMTAFRGAAYLLANGTTVINNDLGFAWIGNEYIGPLPWLSAIALIVILAIWFLLKRTVTGVRIYAVGGNEEAAKLTGIKTWKIHLIVYGLSGLLSGLAGVMLASRLYSGNGLLGQGYELDAIAAVILGGTSMTGGIGGIFGTLVGALIIAVLNNGLTIMNISYFWQLVIRGIVIIIAVVIDKFRVSKMRS
- a CDS encoding ribose ABC transporter permease: MKPLLQDLAGNPWSYKIVILGVQSYLKRYGATLIGLFVLGTVMTIMSPVFLTSGNLINIMRQVSTNGMLAMAMTFVILTGGIDLSVGSVMAFTGTFAAGLIAISGLPVSLAVGIALLSGVLIGSINGLIIASTGIAPFIVTLGMMNIVRGFAYIYTGGLPVRVALESYNRIGLAYLGPIPFQVIYLIILFAILDLVLKRTTFGRHVYAVGDSTDAAYFAGIKVRRIRFSVYALSGFITAFTGVVLSARLYSGQPSAGQGSELDAVAACVLGGMSMTGGTGRLMGALLGAMVIGVLNNGLNLLNINSFWQLVVKGLVILIAVYLDDLKKRN
- a CDS encoding sugar ABC transporter substrate-binding protein, translated to MKHPVLLFVLLFIPALLSGKGQQDFEGRTYAATFMTLNNSFFVALNDSIRAECEKKGDRLLSYNPDFDQVRQIDQIQDMISLGVDAIFLNPVDWKGIRPALEEAAKAGIPVIIIDAAVYDSNLVISTISSDNYGAGKLIGLDLIARRDSARIAILDHPTNKPSIDRLNGFLDVLEGHPDFEVVATASAFGSLEGAVPKMENILQSHNDISVVFCTNDPTAVGAISALEAANRKTNVLVYGIDGSPAGMAMVREEKMMGTVAQSPRKMGELAVEQAEKYLAHQSTEKEITIPVTLINSGNIRQFPFNSWR
- a CDS encoding sugar ABC transporter ATP-binding protein, with product MKALLTLSDICRSYNSVPVLCNINLDFYSGEIHSIVGENGAGKTTLVHIISGLLKPDNGVIQVNGRTWSSLGYQTALKMGIVIVRQNLILPEKSTLAEYIFLGREPSRWGLVNYKTIYRESDDILGRLQLNMSSRTRVEELNLAEKKMLAVARAVYLNPKLLILDEATNLFSTGESERFNRLMGILRNEGMCIIHISHKLDEVLRISDRITVLREGFHIVSSLTEELTRDEVISHMVGKEFTQTYYWKPHFPGGEEILSVQGLSKHRRLRDVTFSLREGEVLGLAGLVGSGRTTLGRILFGLDKPDEGTILLKGKPVSLDSPRQALNLGIGYTSEDRHSFGVMEDQSMGFNLTVNILKRISKFLFILKRKERAAISDAMERFLLRKYSPDQLVKTLSGGTQQKVAFARCTSNYPEILIVDEPAREVDIEGQKEIFSILNNLAGQKTAVILISSVLGDLINNCDRILVLKSGRIVKELRKTEFNEEMILHYAIDSRISRKEEIPI
- a CDS encoding GntR family transcriptional regulator, whose protein sequence is MSSKESKHRMIYNDLYKKIQTGVYKKGDQLPTEFMLVEEYGISRPTVAKALNDLQEEGFIERKVGAGTFVKNTPQGEEDRYLALLVPDIGRNQILEPLYSQIARSCEEEDYTLIWSGSLIGTPQERIHQSFEFCRKYIKQNVAGIFLYPASDIPTETYEEMISLFDNAGIPVQIIYQSLYNFSRTTPYDFCGMDSYAMGYRVGRSLINNGSTHPALCWEEESPLINTLLIKGFEEAARESSLQVSTYQMGLNDNLEEKTDKITGSSTDALFCTSDSLAADFMTELLDREISIPGTIQIAGLGNTRFAKHLKVSLSSLAINMEEIGRMAVDLMRLRLRKPASSPRKMLIDGQFIERESTLC